The following proteins are encoded in a genomic region of Vicinamibacterales bacterium:
- a CDS encoding efflux RND transporter periplasmic adaptor subunit, giving the protein MWRRLMNRRVLQAALVVGALLAVALWPRATAVDAAQVIRGPLVVTVDEEGETHVHHRFVVSAPVSGRLSRITLEPGDTVTRGTTAIAHLAAEVPALIDARSRAEAEAAVASARGALGRARAGEQRARTALTQATADLSRERELSSAGLTTRQALEARETAVATAQEDVNAAAFAVAAAESDLQRAEVRLRPSRLDGPGRDVTVTAPVDGVVLRRFHESEQVVAAGEPLVEIGDPSHVEIVADLLSTDAVKVKPGMRVSVEQWGGDTPLAGRVTRVEPAGFTKVSALGVEEQRVNVIIDFDDDRQAWAAMGDAYRVEVRIAIWSADDVVQVPTGALFRAGDRWAVFVVDGGRARRRTIEIGQRNGTSAQVTSGLEPGATVVLHPPDSLVDGARITPAAS; this is encoded by the coding sequence ATGTGGCGGCGACTGATGAATCGACGGGTGCTCCAGGCCGCGCTGGTCGTGGGCGCGCTGCTCGCGGTGGCGCTCTGGCCGCGCGCCACCGCGGTCGACGCGGCCCAGGTCATCCGGGGGCCCCTGGTGGTCACCGTCGACGAGGAGGGCGAGACGCACGTGCACCACCGCTTCGTCGTCTCGGCGCCGGTGAGTGGGCGGCTGTCGCGGATCACTCTCGAGCCCGGCGACACCGTGACGCGCGGCACCACCGCGATCGCCCACCTGGCCGCCGAGGTGCCGGCGCTCATCGACGCCCGCAGCCGCGCCGAGGCCGAGGCGGCCGTCGCGTCGGCCCGGGGAGCGCTCGGGCGGGCCCGCGCCGGGGAGCAGCGCGCCAGGACCGCGTTGACGCAGGCCACGGCCGATCTGTCGCGCGAACGGGAACTCTCGTCGGCCGGACTCACCACGCGCCAGGCGCTCGAGGCGCGCGAGACGGCCGTGGCGACGGCCCAGGAGGACGTGAACGCCGCGGCCTTCGCGGTCGCCGCCGCGGAATCGGATCTCCAGCGCGCGGAGGTGCGGCTCCGGCCCAGCCGCCTCGACGGCCCGGGCCGTGACGTGACCGTGACGGCGCCCGTGGACGGCGTCGTCCTCCGCCGCTTCCACGAGAGCGAACAGGTGGTGGCCGCCGGCGAGCCGCTCGTGGAGATCGGCGATCCGAGCCACGTGGAGATCGTCGCCGACCTGCTGTCCACCGACGCCGTGAAGGTGAAGCCGGGCATGCGCGTGTCGGTGGAGCAATGGGGCGGAGACACGCCGCTGGCGGGGCGCGTCACCCGCGTCGAGCCGGCCGGGTTCACGAAGGTCTCGGCCCTGGGCGTCGAGGAGCAGCGCGTCAACGTGATCATCGACTTCGACGACGACCGCCAGGCCTGGGCGGCCATGGGCGACGCCTACCGCGTCGAGGTGCGCATCGCCATCTGGTCGGCCGACGACGTCGTCCAGGTGCCCACGGGCGCGCTCTTCCGTGCGGGTGACCGCTGGGCGGTGTTCGTCGTGGACGGCGGGCGCGCCCGCCGCCGTACGATCGAGATCGGCCAGCGAAACGGGACGTCGGCCCAGGTCACGTCGGGGCTGGAGCCCGGCGCGACCGTGGTCCTCCATCCGCCGGACTCGCTGGTCGACGGGGCGCGGATCACCCCCGCGGCGTCCTGA
- a CDS encoding amidohydrolase/deacetylase family metallohydrolase has translation MAAAVGAAAAAGPVVSARAQAPDLLVRGGHVVDPASGLSAVRDVAIAGGRIQRVAPDLPTAGAGRVIDARGRLVTPGLVDLHVHVYDAVVPISIDADAACLARGTTTVVDGGSSGANTFAGFRKHVVARARTRVFALLNISKIGLADSNEYSDLRFVDPAAAVATIERHRDVILGLKVRLTPDIVDGQDLEVLRRARQAADQVRLPIMVHIGGGASPLERTLDLLRPGDIVTHALHGRSGQILDANGRMLPAVVDARRRGIVMDIGHGSGNLSFAVAERAAAAGWFPDTISSDIHSGNVAGPVVDLPTTLSKFLMFGMPLEAVIAAATYRPADALHVPGRPGTLAEGAVADVAILAMEDGRFVFTDSLRQTRTGVRRLAHVATIRAGVVV, from the coding sequence ATGGCCGCCGCGGTGGGCGCCGCGGCGGCCGCCGGTCCTGTGGTGTCGGCACGCGCCCAGGCGCCGGACCTGCTCGTGCGGGGCGGGCACGTCGTCGATCCGGCCAGCGGCCTGTCGGCCGTCCGCGACGTGGCCATCGCGGGCGGCCGGATCCAGCGCGTGGCGCCGGACCTGCCGACGGCCGGCGCCGGCCGCGTGATCGACGCGCGCGGCCGCCTGGTCACGCCGGGCCTCGTGGATCTCCACGTCCACGTCTACGACGCCGTCGTGCCGATCTCGATCGACGCAGACGCGGCCTGCCTCGCCCGCGGCACCACGACCGTCGTGGACGGCGGTTCGTCGGGCGCGAACACGTTCGCGGGCTTCAGGAAGCACGTGGTCGCGCGGGCGCGCACCCGGGTCTTCGCGCTACTGAACATCTCGAAGATCGGCCTCGCCGACAGCAACGAGTACTCCGACCTGCGTTTCGTCGATCCCGCCGCCGCCGTGGCGACCATCGAGCGGCATCGCGACGTGATCCTGGGCCTGAAGGTCCGCCTGACGCCGGACATCGTGGACGGACAGGACCTGGAGGTGCTGCGGCGCGCCCGCCAGGCCGCCGACCAGGTGCGGCTGCCGATCATGGTGCACATCGGCGGCGGCGCCTCGCCGCTGGAGCGTACGCTCGACCTCCTGCGGCCGGGCGACATCGTGACGCACGCCCTGCACGGCCGCTCGGGTCAGATCCTCGACGCCAACGGGCGGATGCTGCCGGCCGTCGTCGACGCCCGACGCCGCGGGATCGTGATGGACATCGGCCACGGCTCCGGCAACCTGTCCTTCGCGGTCGCCGAGCGCGCCGCCGCGGCCGGCTGGTTCCCGGACACGATCTCGAGCGACATCCATTCGGGCAACGTCGCGGGCCCCGTCGTGGACCTGCCGACCACGCTGTCGAAGTTCCTCATGTTCGGCATGCCGCTCGAGGCCGTGATCGCCGCCGCCACCTACCGGCCGGCCGACGCCCTGCACGTGCCCGGCCGCCCGGGCACGCTGGCCGAGGGCGCCGTCGCCGACGTCGCGATCCTGGCGATGGAGGACGGTCGGTTCGTGTTCACCGACTCCCTGCGCCAGACGCGCACGGGCGTTCGTCGACTCGCGCACGTCGCCACGATTCGGGCGGGTGTGGTGGTGTAA
- a CDS encoding MBL fold metallo-hydrolase: MTSRIPRRRLLATGALASGGAWATWSESWSARFLRARLGEFGQPVPPAPHTPSPGTWDPNAVTLAWLGHATVLLNVYGLTILTDPVLFDRIGVSLGIGSVGPLRLVRSALAPDALPDIDLLLVSHAHFDHLDTPSLAAVPGRPAVVMAANTSDLLPRRSTSGVHELAWGESQRVRTARGDAVVHAVEVKHWGARLGRDTYRGYTGWIVEREGRRILIGGDTARTDAFRAHRRRGPFDAAVMPIGAYDPWIANHCTPEQAVHMADEAGARLFVPVHHQSFVLSREPLLEPIQRADEALRHEQGRLALREIGQTLVVPA, from the coding sequence ATGACGTCCCGCATTCCCCGGCGCCGGCTGCTGGCCACGGGCGCCCTCGCCAGTGGCGGCGCGTGGGCCACGTGGTCGGAGTCCTGGTCGGCCCGGTTCCTTCGCGCCCGCCTCGGCGAGTTCGGACAGCCGGTCCCGCCGGCCCCGCACACGCCCTCGCCCGGCACGTGGGATCCGAACGCGGTGACGCTGGCGTGGCTGGGGCACGCGACGGTGCTCCTGAACGTCTACGGGCTGACGATTCTCACCGACCCGGTGCTGTTCGATCGGATCGGGGTCAGTCTCGGCATCGGCAGCGTCGGACCGCTGCGCCTGGTGCGCTCCGCGCTGGCGCCCGACGCCCTGCCTGACATCGACCTGCTCCTCGTCTCGCACGCGCACTTCGACCACCTCGACACGCCGTCGCTCGCCGCCGTGCCCGGCCGCCCGGCCGTGGTGATGGCGGCCAACACGTCGGACCTGCTGCCGAGGCGGTCCACGTCGGGCGTCCACGAGCTGGCATGGGGAGAGTCCCAGCGTGTCCGGACCGCCCGTGGCGATGCCGTCGTCCATGCCGTCGAGGTCAAGCACTGGGGCGCGCGCCTGGGCCGCGACACCTACCGCGGCTATACCGGCTGGATCGTGGAGCGTGAGGGGCGCCGGATCCTGATTGGCGGCGACACGGCCCGGACCGACGCCTTCCGCGCGCACCGTCGTCGGGGACCATTCGACGCCGCCGTGATGCCCATCGGCGCCTACGACCCGTGGATCGCCAACCACTGCACCCCCGAACAGGCGGTGCACATGGCCGACGAGGCGGGCGCACGGCTGTTCGTGCCCGTCCACCACCAGTCCTTCGTGCTGAGCCGCGAGCCGCTCCTGGAGCCCATCCAGCGCGCCGACGAGGCGCTGCGCCACGAGCAGGGCCGCCTGGCGCTGCGCGAGATCGGCCAGACCCTCGTCGTGCCGGCCTGA
- a CDS encoding AMP-binding protein encodes MPAPAVMPRDSLLDVFDELAARPGICVIHDDGLRARTRRYAEVARAAGAFAARLAAAGIGRGAAVLIACENRPEWIAAFWGVILTGAVVVPVEPGASPDLVARIARAVEARLVLVWSEERPGAGLVSAPVWTLRDLAWPDDTRAPLVPPRPALTRADVAEILYTSGATGDPKGVIVTHGNLLANLEPVEREIARYRPWLRLVGSLRILCLLPLSHMFGQALALLVPQALSGTTVFASARAPADVVTTIRRRGVHVLVAVPKTLELLRSHLSHAVAGAGDDRGPRTVWQAWWRYRALHRRLGPRFWSVVVGGAPLDPVLERFWSLRGFAVIQGYGLTEAAPIVTVSHPLDRTAGSVGRAMPGVEIRLADDGEILVRGGNVTPGYFHDPALTARALEGGWLHTGDLGAIGPDGRVFVHGRKKELIVTPEGQNVVPDDVERVLDRQPGVRESAAVGLPAAPGSPAERVHAVLVVEPGADPERIVAAANAALEPHQRVRRAHAWPEAALPRTAGTGKLRRLEIRAWAGAGAGAPVPGHVAADRLTAVLADVTGRTDLSPETPFDALGLSSLERIEILDRLEAEYQTRLDERAFTGARDVASLRALVEGPAPAEPAADTLTLPAWSRAWPARLVRRVMLPFVVLPLTRLMARIDVDGRQHLDGLDGPVIFAANHQSYLDAPVILSALPRAWRHRLAPAMAKEFFAAHFAAAGHTRAARWRSHLAYGLAALVFNGFPLPQRDAGARLALRYMGELADEGLSLLIFPEGLRTTHGEIAPFRPGVALVAARLGLPVVPVRLVGLDRVLHRTWRLPRPGPARVVFGAPLRLEGDDYDALAARLERAVTGLAAAA; translated from the coding sequence ATGCCCGCGCCCGCGGTCATGCCGCGCGACAGTCTGCTGGACGTGTTCGACGAGTTGGCGGCGCGGCCCGGGATCTGCGTGATCCACGACGACGGCCTCCGGGCCCGCACGCGCCGCTATGCCGAGGTCGCGCGGGCGGCCGGCGCCTTCGCGGCGCGGCTGGCCGCCGCCGGCATCGGCAGGGGCGCGGCGGTCCTCATCGCCTGCGAGAACCGGCCGGAGTGGATCGCGGCGTTCTGGGGCGTGATCCTCACCGGCGCGGTGGTCGTGCCCGTGGAACCCGGCGCTTCGCCCGACCTGGTCGCGCGCATCGCCCGCGCGGTCGAGGCGCGGCTCGTCCTGGTCTGGAGCGAGGAGCGGCCGGGGGCCGGGCTCGTGTCCGCACCCGTCTGGACACTGCGCGACCTCGCCTGGCCGGACGACACGCGGGCGCCCCTCGTGCCGCCGCGGCCCGCGCTCACGCGGGCCGACGTGGCCGAGATCCTCTACACCTCGGGAGCCACGGGCGATCCCAAGGGCGTCATCGTCACGCACGGCAACCTCCTGGCGAACCTGGAGCCGGTCGAGCGCGAGATCGCCAGATACCGGCCGTGGCTGCGCCTCGTCGGATCGCTGCGGATCCTCTGCCTCCTGCCCCTCAGCCACATGTTCGGACAGGCACTGGCGCTCCTGGTCCCGCAGGCGCTCTCGGGGACCACGGTGTTCGCCAGCGCCCGCGCACCGGCCGACGTCGTCACCACGATCCGGCGGCGCGGGGTCCACGTGCTGGTCGCCGTCCCGAAGACGCTCGAGCTCCTGCGCTCGCACCTGTCGCATGCCGTCGCCGGCGCGGGCGACGACCGCGGACCGCGCACCGTGTGGCAGGCCTGGTGGCGCTACCGGGCGCTGCACCGCCGCCTCGGTCCGCGGTTCTGGAGCGTGGTGGTCGGCGGCGCCCCGCTCGACCCGGTGCTGGAGCGTTTCTGGTCCCTCCGCGGCTTCGCCGTGATCCAGGGGTACGGCCTCACCGAGGCCGCTCCCATCGTCACCGTGTCGCATCCCCTGGACCGGACGGCGGGTTCGGTCGGACGCGCGATGCCGGGCGTGGAGATCCGCCTGGCCGACGACGGCGAGATCCTGGTGCGCGGCGGCAACGTGACGCCCGGCTACTTCCACGATCCGGCGCTGACGGCGCGCGCGCTGGAGGGCGGTTGGCTCCACACGGGCGATCTCGGCGCCATCGGTCCCGACGGACGCGTGTTCGTCCACGGCCGAAAGAAGGAGCTGATCGTCACACCGGAGGGCCAGAACGTCGTGCCCGACGACGTCGAGCGGGTGCTCGACCGCCAGCCCGGCGTGCGCGAGTCGGCCGCCGTGGGCCTGCCGGCCGCGCCGGGCTCGCCGGCCGAGCGCGTCCATGCCGTGCTGGTCGTCGAGCCGGGCGCCGATCCCGAGCGGATCGTGGCGGCCGCCAATGCCGCCCTGGAGCCACACCAGCGTGTGCGGCGCGCGCACGCGTGGCCGGAGGCCGCGCTGCCGCGCACGGCCGGCACGGGCAAGCTGCGTCGCCTCGAGATCCGCGCGTGGGCCGGGGCGGGCGCCGGCGCGCCGGTCCCCGGCCACGTCGCGGCCGACCGCCTGACGGCCGTGCTCGCCGACGTCACGGGCCGAACCGACCTGTCGCCCGAGACGCCGTTCGACGCGCTCGGCCTGAGCTCGCTCGAGCGGATCGAGATCCTCGATCGCCTCGAGGCCGAGTACCAGACGCGGCTGGACGAGCGGGCGTTCACGGGCGCCAGGGACGTCGCGTCGCTCCGGGCCCTGGTCGAGGGACCGGCGCCCGCCGAGCCCGCCGCCGACACGCTCACGCTGCCGGCGTGGAGCCGCGCGTGGCCCGCCCGGCTCGTCCGCCGCGTCATGCTCCCGTTCGTGGTGCTGCCGCTCACCCGCCTCATGGCCCGCATCGACGTCGACGGCCGGCAGCACCTCGACGGCCTCGACGGGCCCGTGATCTTCGCCGCCAATCACCAGAGCTACCTCGACGCGCCCGTGATCCTGTCCGCGCTGCCGCGGGCCTGGCGGCACCGCCTGGCGCCGGCGATGGCGAAGGAGTTCTTCGCCGCGCACTTCGCCGCCGCCGGGCACACGCGCGCCGCCCGCTGGCGATCGCACCTCGCGTACGGCCTCGCGGCGCTCGTCTTCAACGGCTTCCCGCTGCCCCAGCGGGACGCCGGCGCGCGGCTCGCGCTGCGCTACATGGGCGAGCTCGCGGACGAGGGGCTGTCGCTGCTCATCTTTCCAGAAGGGCTGCGGACGACCCACGGCGAGATCGCGCCGTTCCGTCCTGGTGTCGCGCTCGTCGCCGCGCGGCTCGGGCTGCCGGTGGTCCCCGTGCGGCTCGTCGGCCTCGACCGCGTGCTGCACCGCACGTGGCGCCTGCCACGGCCGGGCCCGGCGCGCGTCGTCTTCGGCGCGCCGCTGCGGCTCGAGGGCGACGACTACGACGCGCTGGCCGCCCGCCTCGAACGCGCCGTGACCGGCCTGGCGGCCGCGGCCTGA
- a CDS encoding universal stress protein: MPFTGPVLVATDLTPPADEALRQGAALAERLGSSLAVCHVVPELSQVRVLFPHLAGTDEAAFQELVTTARVALADKVRAETGRTLPDRDVIVEVGGAPAGIAAAADRQGAGVIVLGPGPTAARLAHHARWAVMVARPSPPGGGILAATDFSDPALPAIEAAVGEARRRDVPLRLLHAVDVDLGASPTAFGPPTMLPVPSDAAAALVDAARADLEAALARFGVRGEAIVARGPAASAIVADATTHPAALIVVGTHGRSGLRRFLLGSVADGVLRSAPCSVAAIPLRHVDSPPEVSAA, translated from the coding sequence ATGCCGTTCACTGGACCCGTGCTCGTGGCGACCGATCTCACGCCGCCCGCCGACGAGGCGCTGCGCCAGGGGGCCGCGCTCGCCGAGCGCCTCGGCTCGTCGCTCGCGGTGTGCCACGTCGTGCCGGAGCTCTCGCAGGTGCGCGTGCTCTTCCCGCACCTCGCGGGGACCGACGAAGCCGCCTTCCAGGAGCTCGTGACGACGGCGCGCGTCGCGCTCGCCGACAAGGTCCGCGCCGAGACCGGGCGGACGCTGCCGGATCGCGATGTCATCGTCGAGGTCGGCGGCGCGCCCGCCGGCATCGCGGCCGCGGCCGACCGCCAGGGCGCGGGCGTCATCGTGCTCGGGCCCGGGCCCACGGCCGCCCGCCTCGCGCATCACGCGCGATGGGCCGTGATGGTGGCGCGCCCGAGTCCGCCGGGCGGCGGCATCCTGGCCGCCACGGACTTCTCCGATCCCGCCTTGCCGGCCATCGAAGCCGCGGTGGGCGAGGCCCGCCGCCGCGACGTGCCGCTGCGCCTCCTGCACGCGGTCGACGTGGACCTCGGCGCCTCGCCGACCGCCTTCGGGCCGCCGACGATGCTGCCGGTGCCGTCCGACGCGGCGGCCGCGCTCGTGGATGCCGCCCGCGCCGATCTCGAAGCGGCGCTCGCGCGCTTCGGCGTGCGCGGCGAGGCCATCGTGGCGCGCGGTCCGGCAGCGTCCGCCATCGTCGCCGACGCGACGACGCACCCGGCGGCGCTGATCGTCGTCGGCACGCACGGGCGCTCCGGCCTGCGGCGTTTCCTGCTCGGAAGCGTGGCCGACGGCGTGCTGCGGTCGGCGCCCTGCTCGGTGGCGGCCATCCCCCTCCGCCACGTGGACTCACCGCCCGAGGTGTCCGCGGCCTGA
- the treZ gene encoding malto-oligosyltrehalose trehalohydrolase translates to MARPSGLGAIVGPDATAFRVWAPAAVRVELLVRPADGPERRLDMARESDGTAVAVLPGLAGGVRYAYLLDGAGPFPDPASRRQPDGVHGLSMTVDPSAFAWSDAAWTGVPLESLVIYELHVGTFTPAGTFEGVVERLPELRALGVTAVELMPVADFPGRRNWGYDGASLFAPARAYGSPDDLRRLVDRAHAAGLAVLLDVVYNHTGPDGSYLGAFSPQYFSDRHASPWGAGLNFDGPGSPHVREFFIENALHWVREYHVDGLRLDATHAISDDGPVPIVAELTARVKAAAGGRHLHVIAEDHRNLAVMVTPAARAGWGLDAVWADDFHHQIRRRLAGDADGYYCDYTGRVDDLVTTIRQGWFFTGQRSAHLGMARGTDPGGLTPERFVLCLQNHDQVGNRAFGERLHHQIPPAAFRAATVLLLLLPHTPLVFMGQEWAASSPFLYFTDHEPGLGRLVTEGRRREFGAFAAFADEASRARIPDPQADATFEASHLDWAEAAREPHAATRRLHEALLAFRATALVPEAAASAEAIDADTLVLVRRGTAGERVLVVVRLTGAGPVDLAGHRAVAGGGPWTTVLTSEDAAFAPDPVAPIIERSADGLRLRFGRPGAVVLRGSAPPGRSA, encoded by the coding sequence GTGGCCCGCCCGTCCGGTCTCGGCGCCATCGTCGGTCCGGACGCCACGGCCTTCCGCGTCTGGGCGCCGGCGGCCGTGAGGGTCGAGCTCCTGGTCCGGCCGGCGGACGGGCCGGAGCGGCGCCTCGACATGGCGCGGGAATCCGACGGCACCGCGGTCGCCGTGCTGCCAGGCCTGGCGGGCGGCGTGCGCTACGCCTACCTGCTCGACGGCGCGGGCCCGTTCCCCGACCCTGCGTCGCGCCGCCAGCCCGACGGCGTGCACGGGCTCTCGATGACGGTGGACCCGTCGGCCTTCGCCTGGTCCGATGCCGCGTGGACGGGGGTGCCGCTGGAATCGCTCGTCATCTACGAGCTCCACGTGGGGACCTTCACGCCCGCGGGGACCTTCGAGGGCGTCGTCGAGCGCCTGCCCGAACTCAGGGCGCTCGGCGTCACCGCCGTGGAGCTCATGCCGGTGGCGGACTTTCCCGGCAGGCGCAACTGGGGGTACGACGGCGCGTCGCTCTTCGCGCCGGCCCGCGCGTACGGGTCTCCCGACGACCTGCGCCGCCTCGTGGACCGCGCGCACGCCGCCGGCCTGGCCGTGCTCCTGGACGTCGTCTACAACCACACGGGGCCGGACGGCTCCTACCTCGGCGCGTTCAGCCCGCAGTACTTCTCCGACCGGCATGCCAGCCCCTGGGGCGCCGGCCTCAACTTCGACGGGCCCGGCAGTCCGCACGTCCGCGAGTTCTTCATCGAGAACGCCCTGCACTGGGTGCGCGAATACCACGTGGACGGCCTGCGCCTCGACGCCACCCACGCCATCAGCGACGACGGCCCGGTGCCGATCGTCGCCGAGCTGACCGCGCGCGTGAAGGCCGCCGCGGGCGGCCGGCACCTGCACGTCATCGCCGAGGACCACCGGAACCTGGCCGTCATGGTGACGCCGGCCGCGCGCGCGGGCTGGGGCCTCGATGCCGTCTGGGCCGACGACTTCCATCACCAGATCCGGCGCCGTCTGGCCGGTGACGCCGACGGCTACTACTGCGACTACACCGGCCGTGTCGACGACCTGGTGACGACGATCCGTCAGGGGTGGTTCTTCACGGGCCAGCGGTCCGCGCATCTGGGCATGGCGCGCGGCACCGATCCCGGCGGCCTCACCCCGGAGCGGTTCGTCCTCTGCCTGCAGAACCACGATCAGGTCGGCAACCGGGCGTTCGGCGAGCGCCTGCACCACCAGATCCCGCCGGCCGCCTTCCGCGCCGCGACGGTCCTGCTGCTGCTGCTGCCGCACACGCCGCTCGTCTTCATGGGGCAGGAGTGGGCGGCGTCGTCGCCGTTCCTCTACTTCACCGACCACGAGCCCGGGCTCGGCCGGCTCGTCACCGAGGGCCGGCGACGCGAGTTCGGCGCGTTCGCCGCGTTCGCCGACGAGGCGTCGCGCGCGCGGATCCCGGATCCCCAGGCCGACGCGACGTTCGAGGCCTCGCACCTCGACTGGGCCGAGGCCGCCCGCGAGCCCCACGCGGCGACGCGGCGCCTGCACGAGGCGCTGCTCGCCTTCCGCGCGACGGCGCTCGTGCCCGAGGCCGCGGCGTCGGCCGAGGCCATCGATGCCGACACGCTCGTCCTCGTGCGTCGCGGGACGGCGGGGGAGCGGGTGCTGGTCGTGGTGCGTCTCACCGGCGCCGGCCCGGTGGATCTGGCGGGGCACCGCGCCGTCGCGGGCGGGGGACCGTGGACGACGGTCCTGACCAGCGAGGACGCGGCGTTCGCGCCGGACCCGGTCGCGCCTATCATCGAGAGGTCGGCTGACGGCCTCCGACTCCGGTTCGGACGGCCCGGCGCCGTCGTGCTCCGCGGATCGGCGCCGCCCGGCCGGAGCGCCTGA
- the treS gene encoding maltose alpha-D-glucosyltransferase translates to MSAPSADPLWYKDAVFYQLHVKTFCDSDADGVGDFRGLTGKLDYLRDLGVDCLWLLPTFPSPFRDDGYDIQDYYNIHPGYGSIDDFRAFVAAAHERGLKVITELVTNHTSDRHQWFQEARSSVDNPRRDWYVWSDTDERYQGVRIIFLDTETSNWAWDPVSKAYYWHRFFSHQPDLNYDNPAVREEMWNVMKFWLDMGVDGFRVDAVPYLIEREGTNCENLPETHEVLKYLRRQLDEHYTGKVLLAEANQWPEDVRPYFGDGDEFHMAFHFPLMPRMFMALRLEDRKPIVEILDRTPDLPDICQWGIFLRNHDELTLEMVTAEERDYMYDEYARDPVARLNLGIRRRLAPLLDGDRRRVELMNGLLMSLPGSPIVYYGDEIGMGDNIYLGDRNGVRTPMQWNGGWNAGFSAADPERLAFALISNPLYGYQAVNVTAQERSPHSLLNWMKRLIQVRKSSRVFSRGAITFLSPTNHRVLAYLRTFEREQVLVVNNLAGSVQAVELDLRSLEGLVPVEMFGNSVFPRIGDLPYLLTLGPYDFYWFRLRRV, encoded by the coding sequence GTGAGCGCGCCGTCGGCCGATCCGCTCTGGTACAAGGACGCGGTCTTCTACCAGCTCCACGTGAAGACCTTCTGCGACAGCGACGCCGACGGCGTCGGTGACTTCCGGGGCCTGACCGGCAAGCTGGACTACCTGCGCGATCTCGGCGTGGACTGCCTGTGGCTGCTGCCCACGTTCCCGTCGCCCTTCAGGGACGACGGCTACGACATCCAGGACTACTACAACATCCATCCCGGGTACGGGTCGATCGACGATTTCCGGGCGTTCGTCGCCGCCGCGCACGAGCGCGGCCTGAAGGTGATCACCGAGCTCGTGACGAACCACACGTCCGACCGGCACCAGTGGTTCCAGGAGGCGCGCAGCTCGGTCGACAACCCGCGCCGCGACTGGTACGTGTGGAGCGACACGGACGAGCGCTACCAGGGCGTCCGCATCATCTTCCTCGACACCGAGACGTCCAACTGGGCGTGGGACCCCGTCTCCAAGGCCTACTACTGGCACCGCTTCTTCAGCCACCAGCCGGACCTGAACTACGACAACCCGGCGGTGCGCGAGGAGATGTGGAACGTCATGAAGTTCTGGCTCGACATGGGCGTGGACGGCTTCCGCGTGGACGCGGTGCCGTACCTCATCGAGCGCGAGGGCACCAACTGCGAGAACCTGCCCGAGACGCACGAGGTGCTCAAGTACCTGCGGCGTCAGCTGGACGAACACTACACCGGCAAGGTGCTCCTCGCCGAGGCGAACCAGTGGCCCGAGGACGTGCGGCCGTACTTCGGCGACGGCGACGAGTTCCACATGGCCTTCCACTTCCCGCTGATGCCGCGCATGTTCATGGCGCTCCGGCTCGAGGATCGGAAGCCCATCGTCGAGATCCTCGACCGCACGCCCGACCTGCCCGACATCTGCCAGTGGGGCATCTTCCTGCGGAACCACGACGAGCTGACGCTGGAGATGGTCACGGCCGAGGAGCGCGACTACATGTACGACGAGTACGCGCGCGACCCGGTGGCCCGCCTGAACCTCGGCATCCGCCGCCGCCTGGCGCCGCTGCTCGACGGCGATCGCCGGCGCGTCGAGCTCATGAACGGCCTCCTGATGTCGCTGCCGGGCAGCCCGATCGTCTACTACGGCGACGAGATCGGGATGGGCGACAACATCTACCTCGGCGACCGGAACGGCGTCAGGACGCCGATGCAGTGGAACGGCGGCTGGAATGCCGGCTTCTCGGCGGCCGATCCGGAGCGGCTGGCCTTCGCCCTCATCTCCAACCCGCTCTACGGCTACCAGGCCGTGAACGTGACGGCGCAGGAGCGCAGCCCGCACTCGCTGCTGAACTGGATGAAGCGCCTCATCCAGGTGCGCAAGTCCTCGCGGGTGTTCAGCCGCGGCGCGATCACGTTCCTCAGTCCGACGAACCACCGCGTGCTCGCGTACCTGCGGACGTTCGAACGCGAACAGGTGCTCGTCGTGAACAACCTCGCCGGCAGCGTCCAGGCCGTCGAGCTCGACCTCAGGTCGCTCGAGGGGCTCGTGCCCGTCGAGATGTTCGGCAACAGCGTGTTCCCCCGGATCGGCGATCTGCCGTACCTGCTCACGCTCGGGCCGTACGACTTCTACTGGTTCAGGCTGCGCCGGGTGTAG